The proteins below are encoded in one region of Deinococcus metalli:
- a CDS encoding MFS transporter, translating into MTAAPPDALRPSAAQLGLIGANFLMWSGFFAVIPLVTVHFSGSPAQGGLGWPAATVGVILGLRQLTQQGLTVFGGAWADHLGPKPLILAGCLLRTLGFAWMGFATTPGVLLAAAVLAGVGGGLFDAPKNAAITAVTRPEQRARMFSLTSISGNLGMVGGPLIGAALLALGFRTAAFAAASVYLLAAGVMAATLPHLRPERAPARGLAGLARAAADVPFRRFTLVLIGYFVLSTQINVAITLKAISLAGPHATGPLYGLSAGLAVVLQYPLLRAVERHLPLRAALVGAVVLVGVSLGLMALATTFPALLACVALYSLGTMLVYPAQQTLTARFAPPASIGSYFGFSAISLGAGGALGSALGGVLVDAGARIGVPALPWLTLAVIGGVTALGLRWALRGLDRPDDVEATGAAPIGEGS; encoded by the coding sequence GTGACTGCCGCGCCCCCCGACGCCCTGCGGCCCAGCGCGGCGCAACTTGGCCTGATCGGCGCGAACTTCCTGATGTGGAGCGGCTTTTTTGCCGTCATTCCGCTGGTGACCGTCCATTTCAGCGGCTCGCCCGCACAGGGCGGCCTGGGCTGGCCCGCCGCGACGGTCGGCGTGATCCTGGGCCTGCGCCAGCTGACGCAGCAGGGCCTGACGGTGTTCGGCGGCGCGTGGGCCGATCACCTGGGTCCCAAACCACTGATCCTGGCCGGGTGCCTGCTGCGTACCCTGGGCTTTGCGTGGATGGGTTTTGCCACCACGCCGGGCGTGCTGCTGGCCGCCGCGGTGCTCGCCGGCGTGGGCGGCGGCCTGTTCGACGCGCCGAAGAACGCCGCGATCACCGCCGTCACGCGGCCCGAGCAGCGCGCGCGGATGTTCAGCCTGACCAGCATCTCGGGGAACCTCGGCATGGTGGGCGGCCCGCTGATCGGCGCGGCGCTGCTCGCGCTGGGCTTCCGCACGGCGGCCTTCGCCGCGGCCAGCGTGTACCTGCTCGCCGCCGGCGTGATGGCCGCGACGCTGCCGCACCTGCGCCCGGAGCGCGCGCCCGCCCGTGGACTGGCGGGCCTGGCGCGGGCGGCGGCAGACGTGCCCTTCCGCCGCTTCACGCTGGTGCTGATCGGGTATTTCGTCCTGAGCACGCAGATCAACGTGGCGATCACCCTCAAGGCGATCAGCCTGGCCGGACCGCACGCGACCGGGCCGCTGTACGGCCTGTCGGCGGGGCTGGCGGTGGTGCTCCAGTACCCGCTGCTGCGCGCCGTGGAACGCCACCTGCCGCTGCGCGCCGCGCTCGTCGGAGCGGTCGTGCTGGTGGGCGTCAGCCTGGGCCTGATGGCGCTGGCGACCACCTTCCCGGCGCTGCTGGCGTGCGTGGCGCTGTACTCGCTGGGCACCATGCTGGTGTACCCCGCCCAGCAGACCCTGACCGCCCGCTTCGCGCCGCCCGCCTCGATCGGCAGTTACTTCGGCTTCAGCGCGATCAGCCTGGGGGCCGGCGGCGCGCTCGGCAGCGCCCTGGGCGGCGTGCTGGTGGATGCTGGCGCGCGGATCGGCGTGCCGGCCCTGCCGTGGCTCACCCTCGCGGTGATCGGGGGCGTGACTGCCCTGGGCCTGCGCTGGGCGCTGCGCGGTCTCGACCGCCCCGACGACGTGGAGGCCACAGGCGCCGCCCCCATCGGCGAGGGCTCCTGA
- the kdpF gene encoding K(+)-transporting ATPase subunit F produces MILFLAAVSLLIAAYLVYSLLRPEDF; encoded by the coding sequence GTGATCCTCTTTCTGGCCGCCGTATCGCTGCTGATCGCCGCGTATCTCGTGTATTCCCTGCTCCGCCCGGAGGACTTCTAA
- the kdpC gene encoding potassium-transporting ATPase subunit KdpC, translated as MTVPTPADPAPATPLARVLLSSVLAAVLFTLVCGLAYPLLTTLAGTVLFPAQAQGSMIERDGRVVGSALIGQAFSAPQYLHGRPSQTNRTDGSGPQPYNAENSGASNWGPTNAKLSDAVKGRIAAFRSENGLNATAPVPVDMVTASASGLDPDISVAGALAQVGRIAQARKVTPAQVEAVIRAHVTGRSLGFLGEERVNVLSANLALDALK; from the coding sequence ATGACCGTTCCCACCCCCGCCGATCCCGCGCCCGCCACGCCCCTCGCCCGCGTCCTGCTGTCCTCCGTGCTCGCCGCCGTGCTGTTCACGCTGGTGTGCGGCCTGGCGTACCCGCTGCTGACCACCCTGGCCGGAACCGTCCTGTTCCCGGCGCAGGCGCAGGGCAGCATGATCGAGCGGGACGGACGGGTGGTCGGTTCCGCGCTGATCGGGCAGGCCTTCAGCGCGCCGCAGTACCTGCACGGCCGGCCCAGCCAGACGAACAGGACCGACGGCAGCGGCCCGCAGCCCTACAACGCCGAGAACAGCGGCGCGAGCAACTGGGGGCCGACCAACGCCAAACTGAGTGACGCCGTGAAGGGCCGGATCGCCGCCTTCCGCAGTGAGAACGGCCTGAACGCCACAGCACCCGTGCCCGTCGATATGGTCACGGCGTCCGCCAGCGGTCTCGACCCGGACATCAGCGTGGCGGGGGCGCTGGCGCAGGTCGGCCGGATCGCGCAGGCCCGGAAGGTCACGCCCGCGCAGGTCGAGGCGGTCATCCGCGCGCACGTCACCGGCCGCAGCCTGGGCTTCCTGGGCGAGGAGCGCGTGAACGTCCTGAGCGCGAACCTCGCGCTGGACGCGCTGAAGTGA
- the kdpA gene encoding potassium-transporting ATPase subunit KdpA, with the protein MSAALLQIIILLAITVALVVPVGTWLHGVFTGERHTAPERLTYRVLGVDPDEGMDWRRYGLVLVVSNLVMLLVSYLLIRLQAALPWNPSGFAAQAPDLAWNTAVSFMTNTNWQAYSGEQSLSYFSQMAVLTTFMFTSAATGFAAAVAFMRGLAGKSGANLGNFWVDVTRIIYRVFLPLSFVLALVLIWQGVPQTLHPTVTATTVEGAAQRIALGPVASLESIKHLGTNGGGFFSMNSAHPFENPTPLTNALEILAMLLLPTSLTYAFGRMLASRRQGWVIFGGMFALFVVFLAVMFGAEQRGNPILGTLGADQTITATQAGGNMEGKEVRFGVGQTALFATTTTAATTGSVDAMHDSLTPLGGLAALVQMQLNSVFGGKGVGFINFVQYVILSVFIAGLMVGRTPEFLGKKVEAREVKLVMLAVLAHPLSILGFTALAVTLPSALGSLNNPGAHGFSEVLYAYTSGTANNGSAFGGLNANTPFYNLTIGLAMLIGRYLTLLPMLAVAGLLAVKTRVPRSSGTLPTDTALFGGLTVSVIVIVGALTFLPALTLGPIADHVQMLQGAVK; encoded by the coding sequence ATGTCGGCTGCCCTGCTTCAGATCATCATCCTGCTGGCCATCACGGTGGCGCTGGTCGTGCCGGTCGGTACGTGGCTGCACGGCGTGTTCACCGGCGAGCGCCACACCGCGCCCGAACGCCTCACGTACCGCGTGCTGGGCGTGGACCCCGATGAGGGCATGGACTGGCGGCGCTACGGGCTGGTGCTGGTCGTCAGCAACCTCGTGATGCTGCTCGTGTCGTACCTTCTTATCCGCCTTCAGGCGGCGCTGCCGTGGAATCCGTCGGGCTTCGCGGCGCAGGCCCCGGACCTCGCGTGGAACACGGCCGTGTCGTTCATGACCAACACCAACTGGCAGGCGTACAGCGGTGAGCAGAGCCTGTCGTACTTCTCGCAGATGGCCGTGCTGACCACCTTCATGTTCACGTCGGCCGCCACGGGCTTCGCGGCGGCCGTGGCGTTCATGCGCGGGCTGGCGGGCAAGAGCGGCGCGAACCTCGGGAACTTCTGGGTGGACGTGACCCGCATCATCTACCGCGTGTTCCTGCCGCTGAGCTTCGTGCTGGCGCTGGTCCTGATCTGGCAGGGCGTGCCGCAGACGCTGCACCCGACCGTGACGGCCACGACCGTGGAGGGCGCCGCGCAGCGGATCGCGCTGGGGCCGGTGGCGAGCCTGGAGAGCATCAAGCACCTCGGCACGAACGGCGGCGGCTTCTTCTCCATGAACTCCGCGCATCCCTTCGAGAACCCCACGCCCCTGACGAACGCGCTGGAGATCCTGGCCATGCTGCTCCTCCCTACGTCGCTGACCTACGCCTTCGGGCGGATGCTGGCAAGCCGCCGGCAGGGCTGGGTGATCTTCGGCGGGATGTTCGCGCTGTTCGTGGTGTTCCTCGCCGTGATGTTCGGGGCCGAGCAGCGCGGCAATCCCATCCTGGGCACCCTGGGCGCGGACCAGACGATCACGGCCACGCAGGCGGGCGGCAACATGGAGGGCAAGGAAGTGCGCTTCGGTGTGGGTCAGACGGCGCTGTTCGCCACGACCACCACCGCCGCCACGACCGGCAGCGTGGACGCCATGCACGATTCCCTCACGCCGCTGGGCGGCCTGGCGGCCCTCGTGCAGATGCAGCTCAACAGCGTCTTCGGCGGCAAGGGCGTGGGCTTCATCAACTTCGTGCAGTACGTGATCCTGAGCGTGTTCATTGCCGGCCTGATGGTCGGGCGCACGCCGGAATTCCTGGGCAAGAAGGTCGAGGCGCGCGAGGTGAAACTCGTCATGCTCGCCGTCCTGGCGCACCCGCTGAGCATCCTGGGCTTCACCGCGCTGGCTGTGACTCTGCCCAGTGCGCTTGGCAGCCTGAACAACCCCGGCGCGCACGGCTTCAGCGAGGTGCTGTACGCGTACACGTCCGGCACGGCGAACAACGGCTCGGCCTTCGGGGGCCTGAACGCGAACACGCCGTTTTACAACCTCACCATCGGGCTGGCCATGCTGATCGGGCGCTACCTGACGCTGCTTCCGATGCTGGCGGTGGCTGGCCTGCTCGCCGTTAAGACGCGGGTGCCGAGGAGCAGCGGCACCCTGCCCACCGACACCGCCCTGTTCGGCGGCCTGACCGTGTCGGTCATCGTGATCGTGGGCGCCCTGACCTTCCTGCCGGCCCTGACCCTCGGGCCGATCGCCGACCACGTGCAGATGCTGCAAGGAGCTGTGAAATGA
- the kdpB gene encoding potassium-transporting ATPase subunit KdpB codes for MTAPAQPAPSTPRPQGIFAPALLRGALLASVRKLSPRDQARNPVMFVVYVGTLLTLILTVQNALQGRAWGYELAITLLLALTVLFANFAEGLAEARGKAQAASLRSAREDVKARRLTNGREDLVAGTQLQKGDLIVAEAGDLIAADGEIVEGLASVDESAITGESAPVIREAGTDHSGVTGGTRVLSDRIVIRVTSGAGESFLDRMIALVEGASRQKTPNEIALGILLSGLTLVFLLAVVTLYPFTAYAGAPAAPVTLVALLVCLIPTTIGGLLPAIGIAGMDRALQANVIAKSGKAVEVAGDVDVLLLDKTGTITIGNRLATDFFPLPGVSAEELMRAALLSSLADPTPEGKSIVALARERGVDAPAPQGAEFVEFTAQTRMSGVDVPGPDGAVTRIRKGAGSRIAALAHERGGHVPPELAAITDQVSRGGATPLTVIEDGRLLGVVALSDIIKPGIRERFAELRRMGLRTVMITGDNPLTAEAIAREAGVDSFLAEATPEDKMAMIREEQEGGKLVAMMGDGTNDAPALAQADVGLAMNSGTQAAKEAGNMVDLDSDPTKLLEVVEIGKGLLITRGALTTFSIANDVAKYFAILPALFVTAYPALGVLNVMQLHSPTSAVLSAVIFNALIIPALIPLALRGVPYRPMSAAALLGRNLLVYGLGGLILPFVAIKVIDLLITPLLG; via the coding sequence ATGACCGCCCCCGCCCAGCCCGCGCCGTCCACGCCGCGTCCACAGGGCATCTTCGCGCCGGCCCTGCTGCGCGGCGCGCTGCTCGCCAGCGTGCGCAAACTCTCGCCGCGCGACCAGGCGCGCAACCCCGTGATGTTCGTGGTGTACGTGGGCACGCTGCTCACGCTGATCCTGACCGTCCAGAACGCCCTCCAGGGCCGCGCGTGGGGCTACGAGCTGGCGATCACGCTGCTGCTGGCCCTGACCGTGCTGTTCGCCAACTTCGCCGAGGGCCTCGCGGAGGCGCGCGGCAAGGCGCAGGCCGCGTCCCTGCGCTCCGCGCGCGAGGACGTGAAGGCCCGCCGGCTCACGAACGGCCGCGAGGACCTCGTCGCGGGAACGCAGCTCCAGAAGGGCGACCTGATCGTGGCGGAGGCCGGCGACCTGATCGCCGCCGACGGCGAGATCGTCGAGGGCCTCGCCAGCGTGGACGAGAGCGCCATCACCGGCGAGAGCGCCCCCGTGATCCGCGAGGCCGGCACCGACCACAGCGGCGTGACCGGCGGCACCCGCGTGCTGAGTGACCGCATCGTGATCCGCGTGACCAGCGGCGCGGGCGAGAGCTTCCTCGACCGGATGATCGCGCTGGTCGAGGGCGCCAGCCGGCAGAAGACCCCCAACGAGATCGCCCTGGGCATCCTGCTCAGCGGCCTGACGCTGGTGTTCCTGCTGGCCGTGGTCACGCTGTACCCCTTCACGGCGTACGCCGGGGCGCCCGCCGCGCCGGTCACGCTGGTCGCGCTGCTGGTGTGCCTGATTCCCACCACCATCGGCGGCCTGCTGCCGGCCATCGGCATCGCGGGCATGGACCGCGCGCTGCAGGCGAACGTGATCGCCAAGAGCGGCAAGGCCGTGGAGGTCGCCGGGGACGTGGACGTGCTGCTGCTCGACAAGACCGGCACCATCACCATCGGCAACCGCCTGGCCACGGACTTCTTTCCGCTGCCCGGCGTGAGCGCCGAGGAACTCATGCGCGCCGCCCTGCTCTCCAGCCTGGCCGACCCCACCCCGGAGGGCAAGAGCATCGTCGCCCTGGCCCGCGAGCGCGGCGTGGACGCCCCGGCGCCGCAGGGCGCGGAGTTCGTGGAGTTCACCGCGCAGACGCGCATGAGCGGCGTGGATGTTCCCGGCCCCGACGGAGCGGTCACCCGGATCCGCAAGGGTGCGGGCAGCCGGATTGCCGCGCTGGCGCACGAGCGTGGCGGGCACGTTCCGCCTGAACTGGCAGCCATCACGGATCAGGTCTCGCGCGGCGGCGCGACGCCCCTGACCGTGATCGAGGACGGGCGCCTGCTGGGCGTGGTGGCGCTGTCGGACATCATCAAGCCCGGCATCCGCGAGCGCTTCGCCGAACTGCGCCGCATGGGCCTGCGCACCGTCATGATCACCGGCGACAACCCCCTGACCGCCGAGGCGATTGCCCGCGAGGCCGGCGTGGACTCCTTCCTGGCCGAGGCGACCCCCGAGGACAAGATGGCCATGATCCGCGAGGAGCAGGAGGGCGGCAAGCTCGTCGCCATGATGGGCGACGGCACCAACGACGCCCCGGCCCTGGCGCAGGCGGACGTGGGCCTCGCCATGAACTCCGGCACGCAGGCCGCCAAGGAAGCCGGGAACATGGTGGACCTGGACTCCGATCCCACCAAGCTGCTGGAGGTCGTGGAGATCGGCAAGGGCCTGCTGATCACGCGCGGAGCGCTGACCACCTTCTCCATCGCCAACGACGTCGCCAAGTACTTCGCGATCCTGCCGGCGCTGTTCGTGACCGCGTACCCCGCGCTGGGCGTGCTGAACGTGATGCAGCTGCACAGTCCCACCAGCGCGGTGCTGAGCGCCGTGATCTTCAACGCCCTGATCATCCCCGCCCTGATTCCGCTCGCGCTGCGCGGCGTGCCGTACCGCCCCATGAGCGCCGCCGCGCTGCTGGGCCGCAACCTGCTGGTGTACGGCCTGGGCGGCCTGATCCTGCCCTTCGTCGCCATCAAGGTCATCGACCTGCTCATCACGCCCCTGCTGGGCTGA
- a CDS encoding APC family permease, which yields MPSARPARSPFMTWFLESNQPEPEGYYEQEKEVAAQHHTQPWWKVMCLTGVDYFSTLGYQPGIAALAAGALSPIATLVLVLVTLFGALPMYRRVAQESPHGDGSLSMLERLLDYWPSKVLVLALIGFVATGFVITITLSAADASAHLVENPLLKSALSGREIPVTLILIALLAAVFLKGFKEAVGIAVGIVALYLALSVLVVGRGFLDVATNPQVLSGWWDALTHAYASPLAIVGAALLVFPALALGLSGFETGVVVMPLVKGDPGDTPAQPTGRIRNARKLLTTAALIMSVMLIGSSLVTTLLIPRHEFWAETSVTRVLNGADLRAGRAVIDVPLDNSNRPREVYTLPLPAGRTGTYTVQADTVGGPVPITVSVAGGADGSSVPVTVTTPSGAANGRALAYLAHNRFGEAFGTLYDASTILILWFAGASAMAGLLNIVPRYLPRYGMAPDWARATRPLVVLFTLISALVTLAFRADVDAQAGAYATGVLALMTSAAIAVFLTELRRGHRGPAAAFAVVSAIFIYTSAVTVGERPEGLWIASLFILGILVVSVGSRISRSTELRVQQVVLDDSAQAMLDDVASRGLPVRFIANRLNEGDDLEYREKALEVRLDNHLSPGEAALFLEVAIDDASDFSATVPVTGVRVGSHAILRASGSSVPNTLAAVLLHVRDLTGRPPHVYFEWSEKGPAQNALRFLLAGEGDVPPLTHEILRVAERDARRRPMVHVGG from the coding sequence ATGCCCTCCGCCCGACCTGCGCGCAGTCCGTTCATGACGTGGTTCCTGGAGTCCAACCAGCCGGAACCCGAGGGCTACTACGAACAGGAAAAGGAGGTCGCGGCGCAGCACCACACCCAGCCGTGGTGGAAGGTGATGTGCCTGACGGGGGTGGACTACTTCTCCACGCTGGGATACCAGCCGGGTATCGCGGCGCTGGCGGCGGGCGCGCTGTCGCCCATCGCCACGCTGGTGCTGGTGCTGGTCACGCTGTTCGGAGCGCTGCCGATGTACCGCCGCGTCGCCCAGGAGAGTCCGCACGGCGACGGCAGCCTGAGCATGCTCGAGCGCCTGCTGGACTACTGGCCCAGCAAGGTGCTGGTGCTCGCGCTGATCGGCTTCGTCGCCACGGGCTTCGTGATCACCATCACGCTGTCGGCGGCGGACGCCTCGGCGCACCTGGTCGAGAACCCGCTGCTGAAATCGGCGCTGTCCGGCCGGGAGATTCCCGTCACGCTGATCCTGATCGCGCTGCTGGCGGCGGTGTTCCTCAAGGGCTTCAAGGAAGCGGTGGGGATCGCGGTCGGGATCGTCGCGCTGTACCTCGCCCTCAGCGTGCTGGTGGTGGGGCGCGGCTTCCTGGATGTCGCCACGAACCCGCAGGTGCTGAGCGGGTGGTGGGACGCCCTGACGCACGCGTACGCGTCGCCGCTGGCGATCGTGGGCGCGGCCCTGCTGGTGTTTCCCGCACTGGCGCTGGGCCTGTCGGGCTTCGAGACTGGGGTCGTCGTGATGCCGCTGGTCAAGGGTGATCCCGGCGACACGCCGGCGCAGCCCACCGGCCGTATCCGCAACGCCCGCAAGCTGCTCACCACCGCCGCGCTGATCATGAGCGTCATGCTGATCGGCTCGTCGCTGGTCACCACCCTGCTGATTCCCCGCCACGAATTCTGGGCGGAGACCAGTGTGACCCGCGTCCTGAACGGCGCGGACCTGCGGGCGGGCCGCGCCGTGATCGACGTGCCGCTCGACAACTCCAACCGCCCGCGCGAGGTCTACACCCTGCCGCTGCCGGCTGGGCGCACCGGCACCTACACCGTGCAGGCCGACACGGTGGGCGGCCCGGTGCCGATCACGGTCAGCGTGGCCGGCGGCGCGGACGGCAGCAGCGTGCCGGTCACGGTGACCACACCGTCCGGGGCGGCGAACGGGCGCGCGCTGGCGTACCTGGCGCACAACCGCTTCGGCGAGGCCTTCGGCACACTGTACGACGCGTCCACCATCCTGATCCTGTGGTTCGCGGGCGCGTCGGCCATGGCGGGGCTGCTGAACATCGTGCCGCGCTACCTGCCGCGCTACGGCATGGCCCCCGACTGGGCGCGCGCCACCCGGCCGCTGGTCGTGCTGTTCACGCTGATCAGCGCCCTGGTCACGCTGGCCTTCCGCGCCGATGTGGACGCGCAGGCCGGCGCGTACGCGACCGGGGTGCTGGCGCTGATGACCTCGGCCGCCATCGCGGTCTTCCTGACCGAACTGCGGCGGGGGCACCGCGGTCCGGCCGCCGCCTTCGCGGTGGTCAGCGCGATCTTCATCTACACCAGCGCCGTGACCGTCGGGGAGCGCCCCGAGGGCCTGTGGATCGCGTCCCTGTTCATCCTGGGCATCCTGGTGGTCAGCGTCGGCTCGCGCATCTCGCGCAGCACCGAACTGCGCGTGCAGCAGGTCGTGCTGGACGACTCGGCCCAGGCCATGCTGGACGACGTGGCGTCACGCGGGCTGCCGGTACGCTTCATCGCCAACCGCCTGAACGAGGGCGACGACCTCGAATACCGCGAGAAGGCGCTGGAGGTGCGGCTCGACAACCACCTGTCGCCCGGCGAGGCCGCGCTGTTCCTGGAAGTCGCCATCGACGACGCCAGCGACTTCAGCGCCACCGTGCCGGTCACCGGCGTGCGCGTGGGCTCGCACGCGATCCTGCGCGCGTCGGGCAGCAGCGTGCCGAACACGCTGGCCGCCGTGCTGCTGCACGTCCGCGACCTGACCGGCCGCCCGCCGCACGTGTACTTCGAGTGGAGCGAGAAGGGCCCCGCCCAGAACGCCCTGCGCTTCCTGCTGGCCGGCGAGGGCGACGTGCCGCCGCTCACCCACGAGATCCTGCGCGTGGCCGAGCGCGACGCGCGCCGCCGCCCGATGGTGCATGTGGGTGGCTGA
- a CDS encoding SDR family oxidoreductase, with amino-acid sequence MAAKNPYELRDPREQYPKPPFPEQPQPAPGLAARMVPEPDHGEDSYRGSGRLEGRRALITGGDSGIGRAVAIAYAREGADVAINYLPDEEQDAQQVIKLIEDAGRKAVAIPGDLKDEAFCRQLVERTVQELGGLDILVSNAGKQVFRESVDEITSEQFDQTFKTNVYALFWITQAAIPHLPAGASIITTSSINAHQPSPTLLDYATTKAAIAAYTEALAGQLAEKGIRVNSVAPGPFWTVLQPSGGQSQEKVRTFGQDTPLGRPGQPAEIAPIYVLLASQEGSYMTGGVYPVTGGKVF; translated from the coding sequence ATGGCGGCCAAGAATCCCTATGAACTGCGCGATCCGCGCGAGCAGTACCCCAAGCCCCCCTTCCCCGAACAGCCGCAGCCGGCGCCCGGTCTGGCCGCGCGGATGGTGCCCGAGCCCGACCACGGTGAGGACAGCTACCGGGGATCGGGCCGCCTGGAGGGCCGCAGGGCGCTGATCACCGGCGGGGACTCGGGCATCGGGCGGGCGGTGGCGATCGCGTACGCCCGCGAGGGCGCCGACGTCGCCATCAACTACCTGCCGGACGAGGAACAGGACGCGCAGCAGGTGATCAAATTGATCGAGGACGCGGGCCGCAAGGCCGTGGCGATCCCCGGCGACCTGAAGGACGAGGCGTTCTGCCGGCAGCTCGTGGAGCGGACCGTGCAGGAACTCGGCGGCCTGGACATCCTGGTCAGCAACGCCGGCAAGCAGGTGTTCCGCGAGTCGGTGGACGAGATCACCTCCGAGCAGTTCGACCAGACCTTCAAGACGAACGTGTACGCGCTGTTCTGGATCACGCAGGCGGCGATCCCGCACCTGCCGGCCGGCGCGTCGATCATCACGACGTCCTCCATCAACGCGCACCAGCCCTCCCCGACGCTGCTGGACTACGCGACCACCAAGGCCGCCATCGCCGCGTACACCGAGGCCCTGGCGGGCCAACTCGCCGAGAAGGGCATCCGCGTGAACTCGGTGGCGCCCGGCCCGTTCTGGACGGTGCTGCAACCCAGCGGCGGCCAGAGCCAGGAGAAGGTGAGGACCTTCGGCCAGGACACGCCGCTGGGCCGCCCCGGCCAGCCGGCCGAGATCGCGCCCATCTACGTGCTGCTGGCGTCGCAGGAGGGCAGTTACATGACGGGCGGCGTGTACCCCGTCACCGGCGGCAAGGTGTTCTGA
- a CDS encoding sensor histidine kinase KdpD yields the protein MTEPVRLTREKAPQDAPRGTHRVFLGMAAGVGKTVRALNDLRDRAARGEDVVIGVLETHGRAGTLAAAAGLPVFPRVELPRGDAVLTEPDIEGLIARHPDVVLMDELAHTNAPGSARAKRWQDVGALLAAGIDVHSTLNVQHLESLNDVVARLTGVRVRERVPDHVLEEADEIVLVDLPPEDLRQRLRDGLVYGPEKVEQALGNFFTTPNLTALREVALRHVAQTVEATPPDGQPGAHEVVVVAIAAEATALRLIRRGGQFAGRLRAELHVVTVNTARLSHEQSRLLDTCREITQALGGTFEVLPAQGGVAGTLVAYVRRVNATQVVLGETSRSRWLELLRGDIIKVVLRDTRDVDVHVIGRD from the coding sequence ATGACCGAACCCGTCCGCCTGACCCGCGAGAAGGCCCCGCAGGACGCGCCGCGCGGCACGCACCGGGTCTTCCTGGGCATGGCGGCCGGGGTGGGGAAGACCGTGCGCGCCCTGAACGACCTGCGTGACCGCGCGGCGCGCGGCGAGGACGTCGTGATCGGCGTGCTGGAAACGCACGGCCGGGCCGGCACGCTCGCGGCGGCGGCGGGCCTGCCGGTCTTCCCGCGCGTGGAGCTGCCGCGCGGCGACGCGGTGCTGACCGAGCCGGACATCGAGGGCCTGATCGCCCGGCACCCGGACGTGGTCCTGATGGACGAGCTGGCGCACACCAACGCGCCCGGCAGCGCCCGCGCCAAGCGCTGGCAGGACGTGGGAGCGCTGCTCGCGGCGGGGATCGACGTGCACAGCACCCTGAACGTGCAGCACCTGGAGTCCCTGAACGACGTGGTCGCCCGCCTGACTGGCGTGCGTGTGCGCGAGCGCGTGCCGGACCACGTGCTGGAGGAAGCCGACGAGATCGTGCTGGTGGACCTGCCGCCCGAGGACCTGCGCCAGCGTCTGCGCGACGGGCTGGTGTACGGCCCGGAAAAGGTCGAGCAGGCCCTGGGGAACTTCTTCACCACACCGAACCTCACGGCGCTGCGCGAGGTCGCCCTGCGGCACGTGGCCCAGACGGTGGAGGCCACGCCGCCCGACGGTCAGCCGGGTGCGCACGAGGTCGTGGTGGTCGCCATCGCCGCGGAGGCGACGGCGCTGAGGCTGATCCGCCGCGGCGGGCAGTTCGCGGGGCGCCTGCGCGCGGAACTGCACGTGGTGACCGTGAACACGGCCCGGCTGTCGCACGAGCAGTCGCGGCTGCTGGACACCTGCCGCGAGATCACGCAGGCGCTGGGCGGCACCTTCGAGGTGCTGCCCGCGCAGGGCGGCGTGGCGGGCACCCTGGTCGCGTACGTGCGGCGCGTGAACGCCACGCAGGTCGTGCTGGGCGAGACGAGCCGCTCGCGCTGGCTGGAGCTGCTGCGCGGCGACATCATCAAGGTCGTGCTGCGCGACACCCGGGACGTGGACGTGCATGTGATCGGGCGCGACTGA